The window TATAGACAAACTAATTATAAACTATATTGATGGAGAGCATAGAAATGTAGCCATAGAGAACATTTCCCATTCATTAGATTCTAGTGGAATAACTGCTCTTACAACAGTTACTAATTATTCTAATGAGGATATGAGCTTTGATGTATCCTTATATGTGGATGATAGCTTATATGATGTAAAAGAAACTAGCCTTTTGCCTGGGGAAAGCTCAAGTATTTATTGGCAGAATATCAATCCAAGTGCAAGAATACTGAGAGCAGAAATAGATATAGAAGATAGTTTGATGGTTGACAATGTAAGGCACCATATCATAAATACAGACTCTGTAAAAAAGATTCTTTTGGCTACAAAGGGAAATGTATTCTTGGAGAAGGCAATTAGTCTAAATAACAATATTGAACTGTATAAGACAAATGAAATCAGTGAGAGTATCAGTGGTTATGAACTATATGTATTTGATGGAATAGTACCAGATAAACTTCCTAAGGATGGAAGTGTTATAATGATAGCTCAAACTAATAGTGAATTTTTTAAGGATGCAAGTGTAGATTCAGGAGAGATGAAGGCCTTAAATGATGAGCTTTTTAGATACGTAAGCCTAGACTTTTCAATAGGTAAAACAAAATTTATTGCGGATTCTGGATGGATAGAACCAGTGCTACTTATAAATGATAATCCTGTAATTGCAAAGGGCAAAAGAGATAATCAGAAGTTTATTCTAATAGGTTTTGACTTTCATGATAGTGATTTTCCTCTACAAGTAGATTTTCCTATTTTTATACAAAACATGCTTGAACATTCCTTAAATATGAGTAATCAGGAACAGATAGCTGTTTTATCAGGAGAAAGCCTAAACCTAGATACTTTACCTAATAGTAAGGAAATAAGCGTCATCAAACCAGATGGTCAAAAAGAAAAGCTTGGTCCACCATTTCCGCTAGCACCATTTACTGACACAAAAGAAATAGGAGTATATACAATTGAGCAAAAATTAGACAATAGCACAGTTAACAGCTATTTCGTGTCTAATGTGGATACACACAATGAATCAAAATATGAAGTAGTATCTAATGATCTACGAGAACAGATTATTGAAAGACAAAGCAAAGTAAAAGGCGAGAAAAACATAGGGAATATCTTGCTCTTAATAGCTATTTTACTATTTGCAGTTGAATGGGTGGTGTATAATCGTGGCAATTAATTTCAGCACTCCATTAGCTTTATTATTGCTACCACTAATGCTGGTTTTATTTTTCTATTTTAGAAATGCATTAAAATCAATGAATCGAGAAAGAGCTAGGACAATATTGATAGTGCGAAGCATTATAGCGATTTTGCTTATTTTAGCTTTAGCTGGTATGAATATTAGGACTTTTGTGGATACTACTGCCACTATATTTGCAGTAGACTTATCTGATAGCACTAGAAATTCACAAGGACATTTTAAAGAATTCATTGAAGAAGCCTTGAAGAATACAACAAAAAAAGACAAAGTAGGAATTATTACCTTTGGACAAAATGGGGAGGTAGAACTGCCTCTTAGAGATGATATTAAAACTATAGAGTTTCAGACTAGACCAGGAGCAGGGCTTTCTAATATAGAAAAGGGGCTAAAGATAGCCCAGACACTCTTACCATCAGATAGTATGAAGAGAATAGTCTTGCTTACTGATGGAGAGGAGAATATAGGAGACAGCTCAAAAGAAGCGTCTTTGATTAATCAGAAGGATATTGATTTAAAAATATATAGTATTGAGAAAAATGTAGGTGAAGATGTTCAGCTAAATGGAATAGATATCCCTAGCAGACTATATGAAAATCAAGAGTTTGACATAGTCATAGACATTTATAGTAATGTAAAGACTAAAGGAAAGCTTACACTTTATTCAGATGATGTATTATCAGGTGAAAAAGAAATAAACATTGAAAAAGGAAACAATAAGTTTGTATTTTCAGATGTAGCACAAGGCTCTGGATTCAAGACATATAAGGCTGTCATATCATCTAAAGATGATACTGTCATTCATAACAATGAGTACTCTACCTATACTGATATAAAGGGGATACCAAGAGTATTATTAATTGATGGAGAAAGTCAGCAAGGAAGAGAGCTTAACAAAATTCTTACTGCTTCAGGCATAGATGTAAGATATATAAAAGATAGAGAAGCCCCTAGAACCTTGTCTGAACTTGCTTCACATAGCTCTATAATCATGAGTGATGTGTCTCTTGAAAATGTAGAAATAGAATTTTTAAACTCACTAAAAAGCTATGTAAGAGATTTTGGTGGAGGGTTAGTAGTAGCAGGAGGAGAAAATAGCTTTGCTTTAGGAGGATACTACAAGACCCCCTTAGAAGAAATACTTCCTGTAGATATGGAAATGAAGGTAAAAGGGGAAGTACCTAGTTTGGGTCTTATGCTAGTAATAGATAAGTCTGGAAGTATGGATAGTGGACAATATGGCATAAACAAAATGGAAATAGCAAAGGAAGCAGCTATAAAGGCAGTAAATTCACTTAAACCAAAGGATAAGATTGGGGTTATTGCTTTTGATGGAGCTGTTCAATGGGTAGTTAAATTATCGCCAACTGATGACGAAGAAAAGATAAAATCAGCCATAGGAACTATTAGGGCAGGGGGAGGAACTAGTATACTTCCTGCACTAGATGAAGCATATAAGGCATTAAAGGATGCAGACACTAAACTAAAGCATATCATCCTACTTACTGATGGTCAGGCGGAGGCAACAGGATACGAAAGCGTCATGGAAGGTATTAAAGAAGCAGGAATTACAGTATCAACAGTTGCAGTTGGAGCAGATTCAGATACTAGTCTACTTGAGTGGATTGCTAACAGTGGTAAGGGTAGGTATTATTTTGCAGATGAGTTTTCATCAATACCTCAGATATTTACTAAAGAGACGTTCCTAGCTTCAAAGTCCTATATTAATAATGAAACATTTACTCCGACTATTACTTACTTACATGATATTATTAGTCCTTTTGCTGAAGGAATACCAAGTCTTGATGGATATATTGGAGCATCTAGCAAAGACAGAGCTACTACAATTCTTACCAGTGACAAAGGAGATCCTATACTTGTAGAATGGCAATATGGTCTAGGAAGAAGTGTGGCTTGGACTTCAGATTTAAATGGAGGTTGGAGCTCAAAGTATCTAAATACTGAGGTAGGAGTCGATTTTATAAAGAACATGATAGAATGGACTTTTCCTAGGGCATCTAGTAAGAACATTGCCTTTGAGTCTATTAACAATGGTGACGAAGAAGAGATTATAGTAACTAATATTGATGGCTTTGAAGAAGGATTATCGACAAAGGCAACAATAATAAAACCAAATCTAGAAAGCTATGATATAGAATTGTCTCCTTCTAGACCAGGAGAGTTTAGAGGAGTTTTTCCAGTGACTGACAAGGGAGTGTATATAGTTAAGATTAATCAATATAAGGATGGAGAAGTAGTCAATACATCTAATTATGCGGTTACCTCAAACTATTCAAAGGAGTATGACATAACTGCTACCAATAATAGGTTAGAGTTAGTAAAAAATAAATCAGCTGGTAAATTCATTACAAAACCAGATGAAGTATTTACAGATGATTTAAATCGAGTATTCGGTATTAGGGAGTTGTACCCTATACTTCTTTCAATAGCATTACTACTATTTATTTTTGATATTGCTATAAGAAGATTGAGTCTAGTAAGTTTTGCTTTTAGACATAAAAAGATTAGTGTCCTAGATACTACTAATAAAAAGCCTAGTGGCGATAAAGTTAATCAAATAAAAGAAAAGAATAGAGGCCAAATGAATAGGTCATCTACAGAATCCCACTTAGGTAATATTAATGAAGAAGTTAATGAAGAGAAGCAAAACCCTATTGCAGGCAAAGAAACAGGAGAAACTAAGGAAAAGCCAACTGATAATTCAACAAATCAAGGTCTTGATATGTCAAGATTACTTAAAGCTAAGGATAAGAAAAGGAGATAAAAATATGACAGGTAATTAATTCTTATGAAATTAATTACCTGTTTATTTTGACTTTAGTACTTCAAATCAGATAATTGCTATTAGAAAATTCGATTTAAGTTGAAGAAACAATAAAATAATGTAACAAATTATATGAATATTAATATTATGATAGCATAATGGATTTCATTAAAATAAATGGAGGGGCATTATGCTGTCAAATATTGAATTTATCAGACAATCTCTAGAAATACACCTTTTCTTTGCTAGAATTATGAAAGA of the Proteiniborus sp. DW1 genome contains:
- a CDS encoding BatA and WFA domain-containing protein — protein: MSFYSPLFFLFFIGLIPIIIMYLLKKQHTDIIISSNYLWEKALKDVEANRPWQRLRKNLLLILQLLIFSLIVLSLAKPYIFSSNTSSGNTIIVLDTSMSMQGSSGETTRFDIAKKEIEKIVDNLKPDTSITIIAMDMSPNILINNTDNKELAKSQLASIKPTNSKDNIQETLSLLNAMTKDMDNYSILFYTDKWIETDIDKLIINYIDGEHRNVAIENISHSLDSSGITALTTVTNYSNEDMSFDVSLYVDDSLYDVKETSLLPGESSSIYWQNINPSARILRAEIDIEDSLMVDNVRHHIINTDSVKKILLATKGNVFLEKAISLNNNIELYKTNEISESISGYELYVFDGIVPDKLPKDGSVIMIAQTNSEFFKDASVDSGEMKALNDELFRYVSLDFSIGKTKFIADSGWIEPVLLINDNPVIAKGKRDNQKFILIGFDFHDSDFPLQVDFPIFIQNMLEHSLNMSNQEQIAVLSGESLNLDTLPNSKEISVIKPDGQKEKLGPPFPLAPFTDTKEIGVYTIEQKLDNSTVNSYFVSNVDTHNESKYEVVSNDLREQIIERQSKVKGEKNIGNILLLIAILLFAVEWVVYNRGN
- a CDS encoding VWA domain-containing protein; amino-acid sequence: MAINFSTPLALLLLPLMLVLFFYFRNALKSMNRERARTILIVRSIIAILLILALAGMNIRTFVDTTATIFAVDLSDSTRNSQGHFKEFIEEALKNTTKKDKVGIITFGQNGEVELPLRDDIKTIEFQTRPGAGLSNIEKGLKIAQTLLPSDSMKRIVLLTDGEENIGDSSKEASLINQKDIDLKIYSIEKNVGEDVQLNGIDIPSRLYENQEFDIVIDIYSNVKTKGKLTLYSDDVLSGEKEINIEKGNNKFVFSDVAQGSGFKTYKAVISSKDDTVIHNNEYSTYTDIKGIPRVLLIDGESQQGRELNKILTASGIDVRYIKDREAPRTLSELASHSSIIMSDVSLENVEIEFLNSLKSYVRDFGGGLVVAGGENSFALGGYYKTPLEEILPVDMEMKVKGEVPSLGLMLVIDKSGSMDSGQYGINKMEIAKEAAIKAVNSLKPKDKIGVIAFDGAVQWVVKLSPTDDEEKIKSAIGTIRAGGGTSILPALDEAYKALKDADTKLKHIILLTDGQAEATGYESVMEGIKEAGITVSTVAVGADSDTSLLEWIANSGKGRYYFADEFSSIPQIFTKETFLASKSYINNETFTPTITYLHDIISPFAEGIPSLDGYIGASSKDRATTILTSDKGDPILVEWQYGLGRSVAWTSDLNGGWSSKYLNTEVGVDFIKNMIEWTFPRASSKNIAFESINNGDEEEIIVTNIDGFEEGLSTKATIIKPNLESYDIELSPSRPGEFRGVFPVTDKGVYIVKINQYKDGEVVNTSNYAVTSNYSKEYDITATNNRLELVKNKSAGKFITKPDEVFTDDLNRVFGIRELYPILLSIALLLFIFDIAIRRLSLVSFAFRHKKISVLDTTNKKPSGDKVNQIKEKNRGQMNRSSTESHLGNINEEVNEEKQNPIAGKETGETKEKPTDNSTNQGLDMSRLLKAKDKKRR